A genomic region of Minwuia thermotolerans contains the following coding sequences:
- a CDS encoding aromatic-ring-hydroxylating dioxygenase subunit beta produces the protein MLAPATDEALLRRVERFIYREARLQDEHRYEDWEHLWADDAIYWVPANGADIDPEQQMSIIYDNRSRIGVRVRQLLTGKRYTQEPKSSIRHFVTNIEIVGRSGADIAAACNVMVYESNLRGETIWAARTDYTLREADGALKMARKKVALVNNDKPLYTLSFLI, from the coding sequence ATGCTGGCGCCCGCGACCGACGAGGCCCTGCTCCGCCGGGTGGAGCGGTTCATCTACCGGGAAGCCCGCCTGCAGGACGAACACCGCTACGAGGACTGGGAACATCTCTGGGCCGACGACGCCATCTACTGGGTGCCGGCCAACGGGGCCGACATCGATCCCGAACAGCAGATGTCGATCATCTATGACAACCGCAGCCGCATCGGCGTTCGCGTGCGCCAGCTCCTGACCGGCAAGCGCTACACCCAGGAACCGAAATCCTCGATCCGCCACTTCGTCACGAACATCGAGATCGTCGGGCGCAGCGGCGCCGACATCGCCGCTGCCTGCAACGTCATGGTCTACGAGTCGAACCTGCGCGGCGAAACCATCTGGGCGGCGCGCACGGACTACACGCTGCGCGAGGCGGACGGCGCGCTGAAGATGGCGCGCAAGAAGGTGGCGCTCGTGAACAACGACAAGCCGCTCTACACCCTGTCCTTCCTGATCTGA
- a CDS encoding TIGR03620 family F420-dependent LLM class oxidoreductase produces MEKIGRLGVWYATHKFDAAQLRGFARQVEALGYAALWYPESVGYESMAQGAFLLGQTERLLVGSSIASIYARDAFAARQGHMTLNAISGGRFMLGLGVSHAPMVERLRGHSYGKPLAAMREYLTALRGKDGPGLDDPSRTTFVAALGPRMLDLAREMTAGAIPYNVTPEHTRRAREALGPEKWLCVEQKICLETDKARARHLARKELERYMPLPNYRNNWLRLGFTEDELADGGNDHFLDAMVANGDEAAIRAVVDAHFEAGADHVCIQPVHAPDDVKAPGRMLAAFAPFE; encoded by the coding sequence ATGGAAAAGATCGGCCGGCTGGGCGTCTGGTACGCCACGCACAAGTTCGACGCGGCACAGCTCAGGGGTTTCGCGCGGCAGGTGGAGGCGCTGGGCTACGCCGCGCTCTGGTACCCGGAATCGGTCGGCTACGAATCCATGGCCCAGGGCGCGTTCCTGCTGGGCCAGACCGAGCGCCTGCTGGTCGGCAGCTCCATCGCCAGCATCTACGCCCGCGACGCCTTCGCCGCCCGTCAGGGCCACATGACGCTGAACGCGATCTCCGGCGGGCGTTTCATGCTCGGGCTCGGAGTCAGCCACGCGCCCATGGTGGAGCGGCTGCGCGGCCACAGCTACGGCAAGCCGCTCGCGGCCATGCGGGAGTATCTGACGGCGCTGCGCGGCAAGGATGGACCGGGCCTCGACGATCCCTCGCGCACGACCTTTGTCGCTGCGCTGGGGCCGAGGATGCTCGACCTGGCGCGTGAGATGACCGCCGGCGCCATCCCCTACAACGTCACACCCGAGCACACCCGCCGCGCCCGCGAAGCGCTGGGGCCGGAAAAGTGGCTCTGCGTCGAGCAGAAGATCTGCCTGGAGACGGACAAGGCGCGCGCGCGCCACCTGGCCCGGAAGGAGCTGGAGCGCTACATGCCGTTGCCGAACTACCGCAACAACTGGCTCAGGCTGGGCTTCACGGAAGACGAGCTGGCCGACGGGGGCAACGACCATTTCCTCGACGCCATGGTCGCCAATGGCGACGAGGCGGCGATCCGGGCCGTCGTCGACGCGCATTTCGAGGCGGGCGCGGACCATGTCTGCATCCAGCCCGTGCACGCCCCCGACGATGTGAAGGCGCCGGGCCGGATGCTGGCCGCCTTCGCGCCGTTCGAATAG
- a CDS encoding GYD domain-containing protein: protein MSQLVLYMVKYENDQKRAMVKNPDMRDRAAIHRKAIADFGGRPIAQFGSYGEYDMVYIYEMPDDAALVANLHLTDSFGLAKYSKAIPLMDMEDFVRSMALADETPTDYSPAGE from the coding sequence ATGAGCCAGCTCGTCCTCTACATGGTCAAGTACGAAAACGACCAGAAACGCGCCATGGTGAAGAACCCCGACATGCGCGACCGCGCCGCGATCCACCGCAAGGCCATCGCCGATTTCGGCGGCAGGCCTATCGCCCAGTTCGGCAGCTATGGCGAATACGACATGGTCTACATCTACGAAATGCCGGACGACGCGGCCCTGGTTGCGAACCTCCACCTGACCGACTCGTTCGGGCTGGCGAAATACAGCAAGGCCATCCCGCTGATGGACATGGAGGACTTCGTCCGCTCCATGGCCCTGGCCGACGAAACGCCGACCGACTACAGCCCCGCCGGCGAATAG
- a CDS encoding phenylacetate--CoA ligase family protein, whose amino-acid sequence MRKPNETMLEPEIEALERDDLLKLQNGKLAALGERLARSPEWVEHFRQAGLKPGDLADRQALEALPFLEKSQLRERYPLPMLGVETAAVQRFCATSGTTGLPVLFGFTDNDIDLLARQVARQLYSHGVRPGDRGYNGFGFGLWAGGLAYDIGMAELGVTNFPLGPGRSDLVVEWLKDMEWTLATVSPVFLSSLIRAAKEKGIDPKRHWKLQHAVIGGQSVSRAFRDELEAEMPEGFRSFNTYGTTEAGGPIVASTCPWSHERDEMHLMNEDSVLVEILDPETLTPVGPGEVGELVVTTLDKEASPVVRWRTRDLVRVAEHSGGCPCGRKGMGAIGRIIGRSDDMLKVRGVIVYPSQIEDVVAATPGTVKEAWQIYVDQPGSSPNSVTVAIEQENGYNGNPDDLAAAVGRSLTSRLGLKVPVECHPAGALPRYEAKAQRVLVRS is encoded by the coding sequence ATGCGCAAGCCGAACGAAACCATGCTCGAACCCGAAATCGAGGCCCTGGAGCGGGACGATCTTCTGAAACTCCAGAACGGCAAGCTGGCGGCGCTGGGCGAGCGCCTCGCCCGGTCGCCGGAATGGGTCGAGCATTTTCGTCAGGCCGGTCTGAAGCCCGGGGATCTTGCCGACCGCCAGGCGCTGGAGGCGCTCCCTTTCCTGGAAAAGTCGCAGCTTCGGGAACGCTATCCGTTGCCCATGCTGGGGGTCGAGACGGCCGCTGTGCAGCGTTTCTGCGCCACGTCGGGCACCACCGGCCTGCCGGTCCTGTTCGGGTTCACCGACAACGACATCGACCTGCTGGCCCGGCAGGTCGCCCGGCAGCTCTACAGCCACGGGGTCAGGCCGGGGGACCGCGGTTACAACGGCTTCGGGTTCGGGCTCTGGGCTGGCGGCCTGGCCTATGACATCGGCATGGCGGAACTGGGGGTGACGAACTTCCCCCTCGGCCCCGGCCGCAGCGATCTCGTTGTCGAATGGCTGAAGGACATGGAGTGGACGCTGGCGACCGTATCCCCCGTCTTTCTTTCCAGTCTGATACGCGCGGCGAAGGAAAAGGGCATCGATCCGAAACGCCACTGGAAACTGCAGCATGCGGTGATCGGCGGCCAGTCGGTTTCCCGCGCGTTCCGGGACGAACTGGAAGCCGAGATGCCGGAGGGATTCCGCTCTTTCAACACCTATGGCACGACCGAAGCCGGCGGCCCCATTGTCGCCAGCACCTGTCCTTGGAGCCATGAGCGCGACGAGATGCACCTGATGAACGAAGACAGTGTGCTGGTGGAGATACTCGACCCCGAGACACTGACCCCGGTCGGTCCGGGAGAAGTGGGAGAACTTGTCGTGACCACGCTCGACAAGGAGGCGTCGCCGGTGGTGCGGTGGCGCACCCGTGATCTGGTGCGCGTGGCCGAGCATTCAGGCGGCTGTCCGTGCGGCCGCAAGGGCATGGGCGCGATCGGGCGCATCATCGGCAGATCGGATGACATGCTGAAGGTTCGTGGCGTCATCGTCTATCCGTCACAGATAGAGGACGTGGTGGCCGCCACGCCGGGAACGGTCAAGGAAGCCTGGCAGATCTATGTCGACCAGCCGGGGAGTTCGCCGAACAGCGTGACGGTCGCGATCGAGCAGGAGAACGGCTACAACGGCAACCCGGATGACCTCGCCGCTGCGGTCGGCCGCAGCCTCACCAGCCGGTTGGGACTGAAGGTGCCGGTGGAGTGTCATCCGGCGGGAGCCCTGCCGCGCTATGAAGCCAAGGCGCAGCGGGTTCTGGTTCGGAGCTGA
- a CDS encoding aromatic ring-hydroxylating oxygenase subunit alpha, giving the protein MNLSVQPTDLSDRIRGEHIHGSLYTDPAVFQEELEKIWYRTWVYVGHESEVPETNDFVLKSIGPQPVIMTRGADGEVHLLQNRCPHRGNQVCTRAKGNARRFTCPFHNWTFENDGRLAAYAFPEGYADRDMSELGLGRVPRVASYRGFVFGSFAGTGPTLADHLGGAAETIDRLCEHSPEGEVELTAGFLQHRVKANWKFVLENETDGYHPAFVHASIFKVAESGLGGLYGDRSTALTRDFGNGHTEIDLRPEFRRLDRPMGWFGTTPEKLPDYASAMAAAHGADKAREIMIDGTPHVMIFPNLFIAEIQIFVIQPRAVDDTVQHVTALQLKGGREMNRRLRQQTMGSVGPAGFLLADDSEMYERTHRGVQSLQPEWLFLGRGDHRERRDADGYMVAHATDEVPSRGIWQHYRRLMEAA; this is encoded by the coding sequence ATGAACCTTTCGGTACAGCCGACCGATCTTTCCGACCGTATCCGGGGCGAGCACATCCACGGCTCCCTCTACACCGACCCGGCGGTGTTCCAGGAAGAACTGGAGAAGATCTGGTACCGGACATGGGTCTATGTCGGGCACGAAAGCGAAGTGCCGGAGACCAACGATTTCGTGTTGAAGTCGATCGGCCCGCAGCCCGTGATCATGACCCGCGGCGCCGACGGCGAGGTCCACCTCCTGCAGAACCGCTGCCCGCATCGCGGCAACCAGGTCTGCACGCGGGCGAAGGGCAACGCGCGGCGCTTCACCTGCCCCTTCCACAACTGGACCTTCGAAAATGACGGCCGGCTCGCCGCCTATGCCTTCCCCGAGGGTTATGCGGACCGCGACATGTCGGAACTGGGCCTGGGCCGCGTGCCGCGGGTCGCCAGTTACCGTGGCTTCGTCTTCGGTTCCTTCGCCGGGACCGGCCCCACCCTGGCGGACCATCTGGGCGGCGCGGCGGAAACCATCGACCGGCTCTGCGAGCATTCGCCCGAGGGCGAAGTGGAACTGACCGCCGGCTTCCTGCAGCACCGGGTGAAGGCGAACTGGAAGTTCGTGCTGGAGAACGAGACCGACGGCTATCACCCGGCCTTCGTCCACGCCTCCATCTTCAAGGTCGCCGAGAGCGGCCTCGGCGGGCTGTACGGGGACAGATCGACGGCGCTCACCCGCGATTTCGGCAACGGCCACACCGAGATCGACCTTCGGCCCGAGTTCCGCCGCCTGGACAGGCCCATGGGCTGGTTCGGCACGACGCCGGAGAAACTGCCGGACTATGCGTCGGCGATGGCCGCGGCTCACGGCGCGGACAAGGCGCGCGAGATCATGATCGACGGCACGCCACACGTCATGATCTTTCCCAACCTGTTCATCGCCGAGATCCAGATCTTCGTCATCCAGCCGCGGGCCGTCGACGACACCGTCCAGCACGTCACGGCCTTGCAGTTGAAGGGCGGACGGGAGATGAACCGCCGCCTGCGGCAGCAGACCATGGGCTCGGTCGGCCCGGCCGGTTTCCTGCTCGCCGATGATTCGGAGATGTATGAACGCACCCACCGCGGCGTGCAGAGCCTGCAGCCCGAATGGCTGTTCCTTGGCCGGGGCGACCACCGCGAGCGCCGCGATGCCGACGGCTACATGGTGGCGCACGCCACCGACGAGGTGCCGTCGCGCGGCATCTGGCAGCACTACCGCCGCCTGATGGAGGCGGCATGA
- a CDS encoding enoyl-CoA hydratase/isomerase family protein, which yields MTDLPITEGNVLLSVEDHIAHVRLNRPESANGMSVELLRDFYETVMMVHGADDVRAVVITGAGKNFCAGGDIKAFHSKGKHGLPAYNRRATAYLQDAMQALMRLDAPVIAAVQGYATGGGGFGMVCAVDLVVAAESAKFLAGATRVGMAPDGGTTATLPAIVGQRRAMEILLLNPTMSAAEAKGLGIVNRVVPDGTEFDAAMEIARTLAAGAPLGQAAVKRELRNHGKLPVEAVFTEEARIVAELSGTDDAMEGLASMIERRPARFTGR from the coding sequence ATGACCGACCTGCCGATCACCGAGGGCAATGTCCTGCTCTCGGTCGAGGACCACATCGCCCATGTCCGGCTGAACCGGCCCGAGTCGGCCAACGGCATGTCGGTGGAACTGCTGCGCGACTTCTACGAGACGGTGATGATGGTGCACGGGGCCGACGACGTCCGCGCCGTGGTGATCACCGGGGCAGGCAAGAACTTCTGCGCGGGCGGCGACATCAAGGCCTTCCATTCCAAGGGCAAGCATGGTCTGCCGGCCTACAACCGCCGCGCCACGGCCTATCTGCAGGACGCGATGCAGGCGCTGATGCGGCTCGACGCGCCGGTGATCGCTGCGGTGCAGGGCTACGCCACGGGCGGTGGCGGTTTCGGCATGGTCTGCGCCGTCGATCTGGTGGTGGCCGCGGAGAGCGCGAAGTTCCTGGCCGGCGCGACCAGGGTCGGCATGGCGCCCGACGGCGGCACGACAGCCACCCTCCCCGCCATCGTGGGCCAGCGCCGGGCGATGGAAATCCTTCTGCTGAACCCGACCATGAGCGCGGCGGAGGCGAAGGGTCTGGGCATCGTCAACCGGGTGGTCCCGGATGGGACCGAGTTCGATGCGGCCATGGAAATCGCACGGACACTGGCCGCAGGTGCGCCGCTGGGTCAGGCGGCGGTGAAGCGGGAACTCCGCAACCACGGCAAGCTGCCGGTCGAGGCCGTCTTCACCGAGGAGGCCCGGATCGTGGCCGAGCTTTCGGGAACCGACGATGCGATGGAAGGCCTCGCCTCGATGATCGAGCGACGCCCGGCCCGCTTCACGGGGCGGTAG
- a CDS encoding uroporphyrinogen decarboxylase family protein has protein sequence MFDRLIPTMLVGSYPQPAWLVDRDALLGSAPPRVRMAQVWRPSADVREEAQDDATLVALHDQERAGIDVVGDGEVRRESYFNHFANALEGIDIDNPGTVPGRTGKPTEVPRVVGPIRRTQPVQAREVAFLRGQTEKPIKITLPGAFTMAKMAKDEHYGDQEALIAAYADVLNAEIRDLKAAGADVIQLDEPHMQAHPEEARRFGVAAIDRALEGIAGPTVVHVCFGYAYVVKDKPSGYSFLAELDACSADAISIEAAQPKLDPAIVERLPSKRIVYGVLDLGDEAVETPETVSRRLRGALQHLPAERLIAAPDCGMKYLARDVAFGKLKALAEGAAIVRREVSGV, from the coding sequence ATGTTCGACCGGCTCATCCCGACCATGCTGGTCGGCAGCTATCCCCAGCCGGCATGGCTGGTCGACCGCGACGCCCTGCTGGGCAGCGCCCCGCCACGGGTGCGGATGGCGCAGGTGTGGCGGCCTTCGGCGGACGTTCGCGAGGAAGCGCAGGACGACGCCACACTCGTCGCCCTGCACGATCAGGAGCGTGCAGGAATCGACGTGGTCGGCGACGGCGAAGTCCGGCGCGAGAGCTATTTCAACCACTTCGCCAATGCCCTGGAGGGAATCGACATCGACAATCCGGGCACCGTCCCGGGCCGCACCGGCAAGCCGACGGAGGTCCCCCGGGTCGTCGGGCCCATCCGCCGCACGCAGCCCGTGCAGGCGCGCGAGGTCGCCTTCCTGCGCGGCCAGACGGAGAAACCCATCAAGATCACCCTGCCGGGCGCCTTCACCATGGCGAAGATGGCCAAGGACGAACATTACGGCGACCAGGAAGCGCTGATCGCGGCCTATGCCGACGTCCTGAACGCAGAGATCCGCGATCTCAAGGCGGCCGGCGCGGACGTCATCCAGCTCGACGAGCCGCACATGCAGGCCCACCCGGAGGAAGCGCGCCGCTTCGGCGTCGCCGCCATCGACCGGGCGCTGGAAGGCATCGCAGGACCGACCGTGGTCCATGTCTGCTTCGGCTATGCCTATGTCGTGAAGGACAAGCCCTCGGGCTACTCGTTCCTCGCCGAACTCGATGCCTGTTCGGCCGACGCCATCTCCATCGAGGCCGCGCAACCGAAGCTGGACCCGGCCATCGTCGAGCGCCTGCCGTCCAAGCGGATCGTCTACGGCGTGCTAGATCTGGGCGACGAAGCCGTCGAGACGCCGGAAACCGTCTCCCGGCGGCTGCGCGGCGCGTTGCAACACCTGCCGGCGGAACGGCTGATCGCGGCGCCGGACTGCGGGATGAAATACCTCGCGCGCGATGTCGCTTTCGGCAAGCTCAAGGCGCTGGCCGAGGGCGCGGCAATCGTGCGCCGCGAGGTATCAGGCGTCTGA
- a CDS encoding TetR/AcrR family transcriptional regulator, with protein MARTQAENYDEIRQGILRRSATVFAGQGYANTSIADLARANGISRGLLYHYFASKEALLSEMLHEHLDMMLAAVRRAAAGEGGAEMRFRDTVRTFVRINAASKDLQVTLLHDLQNLAEDDRAAIEAKQRDILAVVRDLIAACDPAAGRDRRTLSARTMMLVGMINYTYIWYDPSGPVGPEEYADMAADTWLKGRGAG; from the coding sequence ATGGCGCGCACGCAGGCAGAAAACTACGACGAAATCCGCCAGGGGATCCTGAGGCGGTCGGCGACGGTCTTCGCCGGGCAGGGCTACGCCAATACCTCGATCGCCGATCTGGCGAGGGCGAATGGCATCTCGCGCGGCCTGCTCTACCACTACTTCGCCTCCAAGGAGGCGCTGCTCTCGGAGATGCTGCACGAGCATCTGGACATGATGCTGGCTGCGGTCCGCCGCGCCGCGGCGGGGGAGGGCGGCGCGGAGATGCGTTTCCGCGACACGGTCCGCACTTTCGTCAGGATCAACGCCGCCTCGAAGGATCTACAGGTCACCCTGCTGCACGATCTCCAGAACCTGGCCGAGGACGACCGCGCGGCCATCGAAGCGAAGCAGCGCGATATCCTCGCCGTCGTGCGCGACCTGATCGCCGCCTGCGATCCGGCTGCGGGCCGGGACCGCCGGACGCTTTCGGCGCGCACCATGATGCTGGTCGGCATGATCAACTACACCTACATCTGGTACGATCCGTCGGGCCCGGTCGGCCCCGAGGAATACGCCGACATGGCCGCCGACACCTGGCTCAAGGGCCGAGGTGCCGGCTGA
- a CDS encoding flavin-containing monooxygenase, whose protein sequence is MADTAPARQTDAIDEWLGRFERALASGEAAAIAPLFTEDCHWRDVVALTWTIGTVSGRADVAGALAGHATETGPSGFRAARDRTAPRTVQRAGAECVEAFFDFETRLGVGTGILRLRAGADGEPRAWTLLTALDELKGHEEKLGDNRPTGQSHSRDFRGPNWLDQRQAAAAYAEHDPAAIVVGAGQAGLAIAARLGQLGVDTLVVERHWRVGDNWRKRYHALTLHNQVQVNHLPYMPFPPNWPTYIPKDKLAGWFEAYAEAMELNVWTGTEFEGGEWDAAAGRWTVSLRREDGSLRTMNPRHVIMATGVSGIPDRPEIPSLENFHGPVMHSAEYRDGEDFAGRHAIVIGTGNSGHDIAQDLHSSGARVTMVQRNPTMVVNIEPSAQLPYALYSEGPPLEDCDLIVASTPLALARKAHQAFTARSREIDRELLDGLERAGFRLDYGEDDTGWQFKYLTRGGGYYFNVGCSDLIAAGEIGLVQWDEIECFDERGMMLRDGGRRDADLMVLATGYREQEWLVRRLFGDAVADRVGPIWGFGEDQELRAMFRRTGQPGLWFIAGSLAQCRIYSKYLALQIKAQEEGLTG, encoded by the coding sequence ATGGCCGACACGGCGCCCGCGCGGCAGACGGATGCGATCGACGAATGGCTCGGCCGTTTCGAGCGGGCGCTGGCCTCGGGCGAGGCGGCGGCGATCGCGCCGCTGTTCACCGAGGACTGCCATTGGCGCGACGTGGTGGCGCTGACATGGACGATCGGAACGGTCAGCGGCCGCGCCGACGTCGCCGGCGCTCTGGCGGGTCACGCCACTGAAACCGGCCCCTCGGGCTTCCGGGCCGCACGCGACCGGACAGCGCCGCGGACGGTGCAGCGCGCGGGCGCGGAGTGCGTCGAGGCATTCTTCGATTTCGAGACCCGCCTCGGCGTCGGCACCGGCATTCTGCGGCTGCGCGCTGGCGCGGATGGCGAACCCAGGGCCTGGACCCTGCTCACCGCACTCGACGAATTGAAGGGCCACGAGGAGAAGCTGGGCGACAACCGCCCCACCGGCCAGTCCCATTCCCGCGATTTCCGGGGGCCGAACTGGCTGGACCAGCGGCAGGCGGCTGCCGCCTATGCGGAGCACGATCCGGCGGCGATCGTTGTCGGCGCGGGCCAGGCCGGACTCGCCATCGCGGCCCGCCTCGGCCAGCTTGGCGTGGACACGCTGGTGGTCGAACGGCACTGGCGCGTCGGCGACAACTGGCGCAAGCGCTACCACGCCCTGACGCTGCACAATCAGGTGCAGGTCAATCACCTTCCCTACATGCCGTTTCCGCCCAACTGGCCCACCTATATCCCCAAGGACAAGCTGGCGGGCTGGTTCGAGGCCTATGCCGAGGCCATGGAGCTCAACGTCTGGACCGGAACCGAGTTCGAAGGCGGCGAGTGGGACGCGGCGGCGGGCCGCTGGACGGTTTCGCTCCGCCGAGAGGACGGTTCGCTCAGGACCATGAACCCGCGCCACGTGATCATGGCCACCGGCGTCAGCGGCATTCCCGACCGCCCGGAGATCCCGTCGCTGGAGAACTTCCACGGGCCGGTGATGCATTCCGCCGAGTACCGCGACGGGGAAGACTTCGCGGGCCGGCATGCCATCGTCATCGGCACGGGCAACAGCGGCCACGACATCGCCCAGGATCTCCATTCCAGCGGCGCACGCGTCACCATGGTCCAGCGCAACCCCACCATGGTGGTCAACATCGAGCCGAGCGCCCAGCTTCCCTACGCGCTCTATTCCGAAGGCCCGCCGCTGGAGGATTGCGATCTGATCGTCGCGAGCACGCCACTGGCGCTGGCGCGAAAGGCGCACCAGGCCTTCACCGCGAGATCCCGGGAAATCGACCGGGAATTGCTCGACGGGCTGGAACGCGCCGGCTTCCGCCTCGACTATGGCGAGGACGATACCGGCTGGCAGTTCAAGTACCTGACCCGCGGCGGCGGATATTACTTCAATGTCGGCTGTTCCGACCTGATCGCCGCCGGCGAGATCGGGCTGGTGCAATGGGACGAGATCGAGTGTTTCGACGAGCGCGGTATGATGTTGCGCGACGGCGGACGGCGGGATGCCGATCTGATGGTGCTGGCCACCGGCTACCGGGAACAGGAATGGCTGGTGCGGCGCCTGTTCGGCGATGCGGTGGCCGACCGGGTGGGACCGATCTGGGGCTTCGGCGAGGACCAGGAGCTACGGGCCATGTTCCGCCGCACGGGCCAGCCGGGGCTGTGGTTCATCGCCGGCAGTCTGGCGCAGTGCCGCATCTACTCGAAATACCTCGCGCTGCAGATCAAGGCCCAGGAGGAAGGGCTGACCGGCTAG
- a CDS encoding cyclase family protein: MTWKLPDYDDLPVIEKIGLRHAWGVFGENDELGCINLLTPECRLAAAKEIRQGRVVNLSLPLNEPDPPLFGRQPLRHEIFNLDRNTLDDRLDSLYPQASSQWDSLRHVRAREFGYWGGVTEDFKPGPGRLGIEHWVEHGMVGRGVLLDVAGWFADRGEDYHALKPRAVTATELEAVAAHQGVTIEPGDMLCLHFGWVEAYRALDRTARENYVGNISHAGLNASEEEARRLWNWHPAVLACDNPAVEVIPGDPAIGSLHRRVLPLMGFCLGEMLDFSALTRECRAAGKWTFMMTAVPLNLPGGIGSPANAIAII; the protein is encoded by the coding sequence GTGACCTGGAAGCTGCCGGACTATGACGACCTGCCGGTGATCGAGAAGATCGGCCTGCGCCACGCCTGGGGCGTCTTCGGCGAGAATGACGAGCTGGGCTGCATCAACCTGCTGACGCCCGAATGCCGGCTGGCGGCGGCGAAGGAGATCCGCCAGGGCCGGGTGGTGAACCTGTCATTGCCGCTGAACGAGCCCGATCCGCCGCTTTTCGGCCGCCAGCCGCTCCGTCACGAGATATTCAACCTGGACCGCAACACGCTGGACGACCGGCTGGACTCGCTCTACCCGCAGGCTTCGAGCCAGTGGGACAGCCTGCGCCATGTCCGCGCCCGGGAATTCGGCTACTGGGGCGGCGTGACGGAGGACTTCAAGCCCGGCCCGGGCCGGCTGGGGATCGAGCACTGGGTCGAGCACGGGATGGTCGGCCGCGGCGTCCTGCTCGACGTCGCCGGCTGGTTCGCTGACCGTGGCGAAGATTACCACGCGTTGAAGCCCCGCGCCGTGACCGCCACCGAGCTGGAAGCCGTCGCCGCGCATCAGGGCGTCACTATCGAGCCCGGCGACATGCTCTGCCTGCATTTCGGCTGGGTCGAGGCCTACCGCGCCCTCGACCGCACGGCCCGGGAGAACTACGTCGGCAACATCAGTCACGCCGGCCTGAACGCCTCCGAAGAGGAAGCACGGCGGCTGTGGAACTGGCACCCGGCGGTGCTGGCCTGCGACAACCCGGCGGTGGAGGTCATACCGGGCGATCCGGCGATCGGCTCGCTGCACCGCCGCGTCCTGCCGCTGATGGGCTTCTGCCTGGGGGAGATGCTGGACTTCAGCGCGCTCACCCGGGAGTGCCGCGCGGCCGGCAAATGGACCTTCATGATGACCGCGGTGCCGCTCAACCTGCCCGGCGGCATCGGCTCGCCCGCCAACGCCATCGCCATCATCTGA